In a single window of the Papaver somniferum cultivar HN1 chromosome 8, ASM357369v1, whole genome shotgun sequence genome:
- the LOC113303862 gene encoding rhomboid-like protein 11, chloroplastic isoform X1 encodes MFKEYKSHSNSTCFVVDPGKQFAIWAGYVVAFDQIARAISFRSLDAERRFRSRFETKVFLSIIPLAFLFDLAICEYTQLLEFEWPGKKLDGVNGIYWILAIHLGIYAVDYLSEPRLIKALKLDHSNPVLYQFVTAGFCHSSWRHLITNLFYLLIYGKLVEEEVGSFALWVCYILTGVGGFITAWLILPKKTISVGASDAVYGLFAISLFVKMHFEWTVMLEKLVMICVFVPKVWGELKNSGLLDAINNGHRWVPVGHFFHVAGALTGLGLVCFRARYPEVHHTHSLSVKRRYISLHRSRLRV; translated from the exons ATGTTTAAGGAGTACAAATCACATTCAAATTCAACATGTTTTGTGGTTGATCCGGGTAAGCAATTTGCAATTTGGGCTGGTTACGTGGTTGCATTCGATCAAATTGCAAGAGCCATTTCCTTTCGATCACTT GATGCTGAAAGGCGATTCAGGAGTAGattcgaaaccaaagtttttctaAGCATAATTCCTTTGGCTTTCTTGTTCGACTTGGCAATTTGTG AATATACGCAACTTCTGGAATTTGAATGGCCGGGCAAGAAACTAGATGGTGTGAATgggatatattggattttagctATTCACTTGGGAATATATGCGGTGGATTATCTGTCCGAG CCGAGGTTGATCAAAGCACTAAAATTGGACCACAGTAATCCTGTTTTGTACCAGTTTGTGACTGCAGGGTTTTGTCATTCTAGCTG GCGGCATCTCATCACCAACCTATTTTACTTGCTGATATATG GGAAGCTTGTAGAGGAGGAGGTTGGAAGCTTCGCACTGTGGGTATGTTATATTCTGACAGGGGTTGGGGGTTTCATTACGGCATGGTTGATTCTCCCAAAAAAGACAATATCTGTTGGAGCCTCTGATGCTGTATACGGCCTCTTTGCTATTAGTCTTTTTGTCAAG ATGCATTTTGAATGGACGGTTATGCTTGAAAAGCTCGTAATGATTTGCGTCTTCGTGCCAAAG GTGTGGGGAGAACTAAAGAATTCAGGGTTGTTGGATGCTATCAACAACGGTCATAGATGGGTCCCAGTCGGTCACTTTTTTCACGTGGCAGGTGCTCTCACGGGGTTGGGTTTGGTATGCTTCCGTGCCAGGTATCCAGAAGTCCATCATACTCATAGCCTTTCGGTCAAGAGGCGTTACATCTCCTTACATCGGTCAAGATTAAGGGTGTAA
- the LOC113303862 gene encoding rhomboid-like protein 11, chloroplastic isoform X2 — MFKEYKSHSNSTCFVVDPGKQFAIWAGYVVAFDQIARAISFRSLDAERRFRSRFETKVFLSIIPLAFLFDLAICEYTQLLEFEWPGKKLDGVNGIYWILAIHLGIYAVDYLSEFVTAGFCHSSWRHLITNLFYLLIYGKLVEEEVGSFALWVCYILTGVGGFITAWLILPKKTISVGASDAVYGLFAISLFVKMHFEWTVMLEKLVMICVFVPKVWGELKNSGLLDAINNGHRWVPVGHFFHVAGALTGLGLVCFRARYPEVHHTHSLSVKRRYISLHRSRLRV; from the exons ATGTTTAAGGAGTACAAATCACATTCAAATTCAACATGTTTTGTGGTTGATCCGGGTAAGCAATTTGCAATTTGGGCTGGTTACGTGGTTGCATTCGATCAAATTGCAAGAGCCATTTCCTTTCGATCACTT GATGCTGAAAGGCGATTCAGGAGTAGattcgaaaccaaagtttttctaAGCATAATTCCTTTGGCTTTCTTGTTCGACTTGGCAATTTGTG AATATACGCAACTTCTGGAATTTGAATGGCCGGGCAAGAAACTAGATGGTGTGAATgggatatattggattttagctATTCACTTGGGAATATATGCGGTGGATTATCTGTCCGAG TTTGTGACTGCAGGGTTTTGTCATTCTAGCTG GCGGCATCTCATCACCAACCTATTTTACTTGCTGATATATG GGAAGCTTGTAGAGGAGGAGGTTGGAAGCTTCGCACTGTGGGTATGTTATATTCTGACAGGGGTTGGGGGTTTCATTACGGCATGGTTGATTCTCCCAAAAAAGACAATATCTGTTGGAGCCTCTGATGCTGTATACGGCCTCTTTGCTATTAGTCTTTTTGTCAAG ATGCATTTTGAATGGACGGTTATGCTTGAAAAGCTCGTAATGATTTGCGTCTTCGTGCCAAAG GTGTGGGGAGAACTAAAGAATTCAGGGTTGTTGGATGCTATCAACAACGGTCATAGATGGGTCCCAGTCGGTCACTTTTTTCACGTGGCAGGTGCTCTCACGGGGTTGGGTTTGGTATGCTTCCGTGCCAGGTATCCAGAAGTCCATCATACTCATAGCCTTTCGGTCAAGAGGCGTTACATCTCCTTACATCGGTCAAGATTAAGGGTGTAA
- the LOC113303861 gene encoding rhomboid-like protein 11, chloroplastic, with protein MGQLARLLTLHTSAPPPPNLNGFPAKPFHKFPISRLQFPTISSSILSHSIRNFRDQTNKLTVLKKPISPRFSHVCNMSKDSDMISQLELGKPDGKPDKRVNGIFWILLINLGVFAADHWFHIREIKGLYLYHSLPVWYQFVTSTFCHANWNHLSSNLFFLYIFGKLVEEEEGNFALWTSYILTGLGANLVSWLVLPRNAVSLGASGAVFGLFAISVLVKMCWDWRKILEVLILGQFVIEKVMEAAQASTRMSGASSAMQSVNHIAHLSGALVGAGLVWLLSRVPSEPSDQDVSKLSDKTNRKT; from the exons ATGGGGCAGTTAGCTCGTCTTCTCACACTCCACACTTCTGCTCCTCCTCCGCCCAATCTTAATGGATTCCCCGCAAAACCCTTCCACAAATTCCCGATTTCCCGCCTCCAATTTCCCACcatttcttcttctattcttAGTCATTCTATAAGAAATTTCAGAGACCAAACCAACAAGTTAACGGTTCTTAAAAAACCCATTTCTCCTCGATTTAGCCATGTCTGCAACATGAGCAAAGACTCAG ATATGATATCACAGCTGGAACTTGGAAAGCCTGACGGGAAGCCGGATAAGCGTGTGAATGGAATATTCTGGATTTTACTTATTAATCTTGGAGTTTTCGCGGCTGATCATTGGTTTCAT ATAAGGGAGATCAAAGGACTTTACTTATATCACAGTCTTCCAGTTTGGTACCAGTTTGTGACTTCGACATTCTGTCATGCTAACTG GAACCATCTCTCCAGCAATCTGTTTTTCTTGTACATTTTTG ggaagctTGTTGAGGAGGAGGAAGGAAACTTTGCATTGTGGACTTCTTATATTCTAACAGGTCTTGGAGCAAACCTTGTGTCGTGGTTGGTTCTCCCAAGAAATGCAGTTTCTCTTGGAGCATCTGGTGCTGTGTTCGGTCTATTTGCTATTAGTGTTCTTGTCAAG ATGTGTTGGGACTGGAGAAAGATCCTCGAAGTTCTTATACTGGGCCAGTTTGTAATTGAGAAG GTGATGGAAGCAGCACAAGCTTCAACAAGAATGTCTGGCGCAAGTTCCGCAATGCAGAGCGTCAATCACATTGCTCATCTCTCTGGCGCTTTGGTCGGTGCAGGACTGGTTTGGCTTCTAAGTAGAGTTCCATCAGAACCTTCTGACCAAGACGTATCGAAGTTGAGTGATAAGACAAATCGAAAAACTTAA